The Halobellus sp. MBLA0158 genome has a window encoding:
- a CDS encoding DUF7344 domain-containing protein, translated as MSAGEAKAGATSDGLAASEIHDVLRNDRRRLVLERLRTGEGEETVSDLSEHIGEIESGESPPPRNVRQSVYVSLHQTHLPKLDDLGIVDYDPDAKTVVLADNAADVGVYMEVVPQYGISWAEYYLGLGLLGLLALAASAVGVPLFHQLPPSVIALLLSGCLVASAVYQLLKQESSLLHRLRGE; from the coding sequence ATGAGTGCCGGGGAGGCCAAGGCCGGAGCAACGAGCGATGGGCTAGCGGCCTCTGAAATCCACGACGTCCTCCGCAACGACCGCCGTCGGCTCGTCCTCGAACGGCTCCGGACGGGCGAGGGCGAAGAGACGGTCTCGGACCTCTCGGAGCACATCGGCGAGATCGAATCCGGCGAGTCGCCGCCGCCGCGCAACGTCAGACAGAGCGTCTACGTGTCGCTGCACCAGACGCACCTCCCGAAGCTCGACGACCTCGGGATCGTCGACTACGACCCCGACGCCAAGACGGTCGTGCTCGCGGACAACGCCGCCGACGTCGGGGTCTATATGGAGGTCGTCCCGCAGTACGGCATCTCCTGGGCCGAGTACTACCTCGGCCTCGGGCTCCTCGGCCTCCTGGCGCTCGCCGCGTCGGCGGTCGGCGTCCCGCTGTTCCATCAGTTGCCGCCGAGCGTGATCGCGCTGCTGCTCTCGGGGTGCCTCGTCGCCTCCGCGGTCTATCAGCTCCTCAAACAGGAGAGCTCGCTGCTGCACCGCCTCCGGGGCGAGTGA
- the guaA gene encoding glutamine-hydrolyzing GMP synthase: protein MVNTTEFIEDAVEEIQEQIGDANAVIALSGGVDSSVAAALAYRAIGDRLTPVYVDTGLMRKGETDQIRETFSYMESLRIVEAQDRFLEALSGITDPEEKRHAIGEQFIREFEREATSAEADYLVQGTIYPDRIESEGNIKSHHNVGGLPEVVDFEGIVEPVRELYKDEVREVARELDLEEIISERMPFPGPGLAIRVVGEVTREKVEIAREACHIVEEEVEDHDPWQAFAAVVGKGTGVKGDNRVHGWIVSVRSVESRDGMTARAQELPWETLQRIQSRITGENENVARVVYDVTHKPPATIEYE from the coding sequence ATGGTCAACACGACGGAGTTCATCGAAGACGCGGTCGAAGAGATCCAAGAACAGATCGGCGACGCCAACGCGGTGATCGCGCTGTCGGGCGGGGTCGACTCCTCTGTCGCGGCGGCGCTCGCCTACCGCGCGATCGGCGACCGGCTCACCCCGGTCTACGTCGACACCGGCCTGATGCGGAAGGGCGAGACCGACCAGATCAGAGAGACGTTTTCCTACATGGAGTCGCTCCGGATCGTCGAGGCCCAGGACCGCTTCCTGGAGGCGCTGTCGGGGATCACAGACCCCGAGGAGAAGCGCCACGCGATCGGCGAGCAGTTCATCCGGGAGTTCGAGCGCGAAGCGACGTCGGCGGAGGCCGACTACCTCGTCCAGGGGACGATCTACCCCGACCGGATCGAGTCCGAGGGGAACATCAAGTCCCACCACAACGTCGGCGGGCTCCCCGAGGTCGTCGACTTCGAGGGGATCGTCGAGCCGGTCCGCGAACTGTACAAAGACGAGGTGCGGGAGGTCGCCCGCGAGCTCGACCTCGAAGAGATCATCTCCGAGCGGATGCCGTTCCCCGGCCCGGGGCTGGCGATCCGCGTCGTCGGCGAGGTCACGAGAGAGAAGGTCGAGATCGCCCGCGAGGCGTGTCACATCGTCGAAGAGGAGGTCGAAGACCACGACCCCTGGCAGGCCTTCGCCGCGGTCGTCGGCAAGGGCACGGGCGTGAAGGGCGACAACCGCGTCCACGGCTGGATCGTCTCGGTCCGCTCGGTGGAGTCCCGCGACGGGATGACCGCCCGGGCCCAGGAGCTGCCGTGGGAGACGCTCCAGCGCATCCAGTCGCGAATCACCGGCGAGAACGAGAACGTCGCCCGCGTCGTCTACGACGTCACGCACAAGCCGCCGGCGACCATCGAGTACGAGTGA
- a CDS encoding DASH family cryptochrome encodes MTESEPTTAIVWFRRDLRLHDNRALAAAAEADRLVPVYCVDPRRCGSRSYGGSEPFAFQRLGARRARFRRESLAALRERMREAGTDLLIRRGRPERVLPDLAADVGAGTVTFHDLPAPEERSVRAATTAALRDRGVTPRRFWGRTLHHPADLPTPYTAISDTYTDFREAVEAESRVRAPRPRPSLPPLPTDDDPTISDPLSPGELPSVAEFVEGEIEASERDDRAALDFRGGEDAALDRLSAYLWDGDRLREYRETRNGLVGADYSSKLSPWLNEGCLSPRRVHAAVEAYERERVANDSTYWLLFELRWRDFFQFQVLKHGGQFFAPGGLRRRDVEWRWDEDDFERWAAGETGVPFVDASMRELNATGYLSNRGRQNAASFLANDLRLDWRRGAAYFETRLVDYDPASNYGNWAYVAGVGNDSRERAFDVVSQAKRYDPDAEFVTRWLPELASLPPERAHEPWTLSPAEQADFGVELGVDYPPPMIDPESSGDDPV; translated from the coding sequence ATGACCGAGTCCGAGCCGACGACGGCGATCGTCTGGTTCCGCCGCGACCTCCGGCTCCACGACAACCGGGCGCTCGCCGCCGCAGCGGAGGCTGACCGCCTCGTCCCGGTGTACTGCGTCGATCCGCGGCGGTGCGGCAGCCGCTCCTACGGCGGTTCCGAGCCGTTCGCGTTCCAGCGGCTCGGCGCCCGCCGGGCGCGGTTCCGCAGGGAGTCACTCGCCGCGCTCCGCGAGCGGATGCGCGAGGCCGGCACGGACCTGCTGATCCGCCGCGGCCGTCCCGAGCGCGTCCTCCCGGACCTCGCCGCGGACGTCGGCGCCGGAACCGTGACGTTCCACGACCTGCCCGCGCCGGAGGAGCGGTCGGTGCGGGCGGCGACGACGGCGGCGCTCCGCGACCGCGGCGTGACCCCGCGGCGCTTCTGGGGGCGGACGCTCCACCACCCCGCCGACCTGCCGACCCCGTACACGGCGATCAGCGACACCTACACCGACTTTCGGGAGGCCGTCGAAGCGGAGTCGCGGGTCCGCGCGCCGCGACCGCGCCCCTCGCTGCCGCCGCTGCCGACCGACGACGACCCGACCATCTCGGATCCGCTATCGCCGGGAGAGCTGCCGTCGGTCGCGGAGTTCGTCGAGGGCGAAATTGAAGCCTCGGAGCGGGACGACCGCGCCGCGCTCGATTTCCGCGGCGGAGAGGACGCCGCGCTCGATCGGCTGTCGGCGTACCTCTGGGACGGTGACCGCCTCCGAGAGTATCGGGAGACGCGGAACGGTCTGGTGGGCGCCGATTACTCCTCGAAGCTCTCGCCGTGGCTCAACGAGGGCTGTCTCTCGCCGCGGCGCGTCCACGCCGCGGTGGAGGCATACGAGCGCGAGCGCGTCGCGAACGACTCGACGTACTGGCTGCTGTTCGAGCTCCGTTGGCGGGACTTCTTCCAGTTTCAGGTCCTGAAACACGGCGGGCAGTTCTTCGCGCCCGGCGGGCTCAGGCGCCGGGACGTCGAGTGGCGGTGGGACGAAGACGACTTCGAGCGCTGGGCCGCCGGCGAGACCGGCGTCCCGTTCGTCGACGCGAGTATGCGGGAGCTGAACGCGACGGGGTACCTCTCCAATCGGGGGCGACAGAACGCCGCGTCGTTCCTCGCGAACGACCTGCGGCTCGACTGGCGGCGCGGGGCCGCGTACTTCGAGACCCGCCTCGTCGACTACGACCCCGCGTCGAACTACGGCAACTGGGCGTACGTCGCGGGCGTCGGCAACGACTCCCGAGAGCGCGCGTTCGACGTCGTCTCGCAGGCCAAGCGGTACGATCCCGACGCCGAGTTCGTCACCCGGTGGCTGCCGGAACTGGCGTCGCTGCCGCCGGAGCGCGCCCACGAGCCGTGGACGCTCTCCCCGGCCGAGCAGGCCGACTTCGGCGTGGAACTCGGCGTCGACTACCCGCCGCCGATGATCGATCCCGAATCGTCCGGCGACGATCCGGTGTGA
- a CDS encoding disulfide bond formation protein B, with translation MPSRPRLLLGLATLVASVATAGSLYFSLGLGLVPCELCWYQRILMYPLVVVLGVAAIEDRAAVARTVLPLSLPGTAIAAYHVVLQVRPSIGGTCSVGGGCSSILYPMLDGLLTIPRLSLVAFVLVTALAALAWLAREPADGW, from the coding sequence GTGCCATCGAGACCCCGGCTCCTGCTCGGCCTCGCTACCCTCGTCGCGAGCGTCGCGACCGCCGGGAGCCTCTACTTCAGCCTCGGCCTCGGGCTGGTCCCCTGCGAACTCTGCTGGTACCAGCGGATCCTGATGTACCCGCTCGTCGTCGTGCTCGGCGTCGCCGCGATCGAAGACCGCGCCGCGGTCGCACGCACGGTGCTCCCGCTGTCGCTCCCGGGGACCGCGATCGCGGCGTATCACGTCGTCCTCCAGGTCCGGCCGAGCATCGGCGGGACCTGCTCGGTCGGCGGCGGCTGCTCGTCGATCCTCTACCCGATGCTCGACGGCCTGCTGACGATCCCCCGGCTCTCGCTCGTCGCGTTCGTCCTCGTGACGGCGCTCGCGGCGCTCGCGTGGCTGGCCCGAGAGCCCGCCGACGGGTGGTAG
- a CDS encoding DUF7126 family protein, with protein MKVLLAGADVDGLGSELEALGADVVRIEGMATRESLSDAGLAEAHTLVLTEMDDASAIPVAKEANAGIRVVTYARDSLPEFARGQTDLAIDPALLTPDVVADELVDGRVDAD; from the coding sequence ATGAAAGTCCTGCTCGCCGGCGCCGACGTCGACGGCCTCGGCTCGGAGCTGGAGGCGCTCGGCGCCGACGTCGTCCGCATCGAGGGGATGGCGACCCGCGAGTCGCTCTCGGACGCCGGCCTCGCGGAGGCCCACACGCTCGTCCTGACCGAGATGGACGACGCCTCCGCGATCCCCGTCGCGAAGGAGGCGAACGCCGGGATCCGCGTCGTCACCTACGCCCGCGACTCCCTGCCGGAGTTCGCCCGCGGTCAGACGGACCTGGCGATCGACCCCGCGCTCTTGACCCCCGACGTCGTCGCCGACGAGCTCGTCGACGGCCGCGTCGACGCCGACTGA
- a CDS encoding saccharopine dehydrogenase family protein: MTDTDSGSDSDSPRALVYGAYGYTGRLIVEAAIERGLDPVVAGRDPSKTRGLATAHDLPARSFAVEEAASHLGGVDAVLNCAGPFEATADAMVSACIETGTDYLDITGELAVFERLRRRDPDAADAGVTLLPGVGFDVVPTDCLAAHLHRRLPEATHLSLALEADGGVSPGTLKTVLGDVGDGGAVRRDGDLRHEPVASRTRVVDFGDGLRRAVSIPWGDVSTAYHTTGIPNVDVYLSLPSGARAAMKLSPYLDDALDAAPVQRGLSWLIDRYVDGPDAETRAGGEARVWGEARTDDDRVVSRLRTPETYRFTAESALLALERVLDGDASAGYQTPASAFGPDFVLELPGVERIDVEDGTVVERVSDASATATPE; the protein is encoded by the coding sequence ATGACCGACACCGATTCCGGATCCGATTCTGACTCTCCCCGCGCGCTCGTCTACGGCGCGTACGGCTACACGGGCCGCCTGATCGTCGAGGCCGCGATCGAGCGCGGGCTCGATCCGGTCGTCGCCGGCCGCGACCCCTCGAAGACGCGGGGGCTCGCGACCGCTCACGACCTCCCCGCGCGGTCCTTCGCGGTCGAGGAGGCGGCCTCTCACCTCGGCGGCGTTGACGCCGTCCTCAACTGCGCCGGACCCTTCGAGGCGACGGCCGACGCGATGGTCAGCGCCTGCATCGAGACCGGGACCGACTACCTCGACATCACGGGCGAACTCGCCGTCTTCGAGCGGCTCCGCCGCCGCGATCCCGACGCGGCGGACGCGGGCGTGACGCTCCTCCCGGGCGTCGGCTTCGACGTCGTCCCCACGGACTGCTTGGCGGCGCACCTCCACCGGCGGCTCCCCGAGGCGACCCACCTCTCGCTGGCGCTGGAGGCCGACGGCGGCGTCTCGCCGGGGACGCTGAAGACCGTCCTCGGGGACGTCGGCGACGGCGGCGCCGTGCGGCGCGACGGCGACCTCAGACACGAACCGGTCGCGTCGCGGACGCGCGTGGTCGATTTCGGGGACGGGCTCCGGCGGGCGGTCTCGATCCCGTGGGGCGACGTCTCGACGGCGTATCACACCACGGGGATTCCGAACGTCGACGTGTACCTCTCGCTCCCGTCGGGCGCGCGGGCGGCGATGAAGCTCTCGCCGTACCTCGACGACGCGCTCGATGCGGCGCCGGTCCAGCGCGGCCTCTCGTGGCTGATCGACCGCTACGTCGACGGGCCCGACGCCGAGACGCGGGCGGGCGGCGAGGCGCGCGTCTGGGGCGAGGCCCGGACCGACGACGACCGCGTCGTCTCCCGGCTCCGGACGCCCGAGACCTACCGGTTCACCGCGGAGTCGGCGCTCCTGGCGCTGGAGCGGGTCCTCGACGGCGACGCGTCCGCGGGCTATCAGACCCCGGCGTCGGCGTTCGGGCCGGACTTCGTGCTCGAACTCCCGGGCGTCGAGCGGATCGACGTCGAGGACGGGACCGTCGTCGAGCGCGTCTCGGACGCGTCCGCGACCGCGACCCCGGAGTAG
- a CDS encoding CTP synthase: MPKEPDTGYDPTLGRKFIFVTGGVMSGLGKGITAASTGRLLSNAGFDVTAVKIDPYLNVDAGTMNPYQHGEVYVLKDGGEVDLDLGNYERFLGVDMTSDHNVTTGKTYQHVIEKERAGDYLGKTVQIIPHITDDIKRRIREAAEGTDVCIVEVGGTVGDIEGMPYLEALRQFAHEEDDGDILFTHVTLVPYSKNGEQKTKPTQHSVKELRSIGLQPDILVGRCEDKLDPETKEKIALFCDVPTEAVFSNPDVEDVYHVPLMVEEEGLDRYVMERLNLDGEALAPGERENRWRELVTRDRTSEVDIALVGKYDLEDAYMSVHEALKHAGIERRTEVNVRWVDSDEMLDRHENRLKEADGVVVPGGFGSRGIEGKLKAVEYCRENDVPFLGLCLGFQMAVVEHARNVLGLEDAHSAELDADTSHPVIDILPEQYEVEDMGGTMRLGAHDTQIEGGSLAERVYGDTVCTERHRHRYEVNPEYIEELEKGALDFSGRAGNRMEILERTDHPFFFGTQFHPEFRSRPDRASPPFVGLLDAVAGELDARELSDTEVQA; the protein is encoded by the coding sequence ATGCCGAAGGAACCCGACACCGGGTACGACCCCACGCTGGGTCGGAAGTTCATTTTCGTGACCGGCGGGGTGATGTCCGGGCTGGGCAAGGGGATCACGGCCGCCAGCACCGGCCGACTCCTGTCGAACGCGGGCTTCGACGTGACGGCGGTGAAGATCGACCCGTACCTCAACGTCGACGCGGGGACGATGAACCCCTACCAGCACGGGGAGGTCTACGTCCTGAAGGACGGCGGCGAGGTCGACTTGGACCTCGGGAACTACGAGCGCTTCCTCGGGGTCGACATGACCTCCGACCACAACGTCACGACGGGCAAGACCTATCAGCACGTCATCGAGAAGGAGCGCGCGGGCGACTACCTGGGCAAGACGGTCCAGATCATTCCCCACATCACGGACGACATCAAGCGCCGCATCCGGGAGGCCGCCGAGGGGACCGACGTCTGCATCGTCGAGGTCGGCGGCACCGTCGGCGACATCGAGGGGATGCCGTACCTGGAGGCGCTCCGCCAGTTCGCCCACGAGGAGGACGACGGCGATATTCTCTTTACGCACGTCACGCTCGTCCCGTACTCGAAGAACGGCGAGCAGAAGACGAAGCCGACCCAGCACTCCGTGAAGGAATTGCGGTCGATCGGGCTCCAGCCCGACATCCTCGTCGGGCGCTGTGAGGACAAGCTCGACCCCGAGACGAAGGAGAAGATCGCGCTGTTTTGCGACGTCCCGACGGAGGCCGTCTTCTCGAACCCCGACGTCGAGGACGTCTACCACGTCCCGCTGATGGTCGAAGAGGAGGGCCTCGACCGGTACGTGATGGAGCGGCTGAACCTCGACGGCGAGGCGCTCGCGCCCGGCGAGCGGGAGAACCGCTGGCGGGAGCTCGTCACTCGCGACCGGACGAGCGAAGTCGACATCGCTCTCGTGGGGAAGTACGACCTCGAAGACGCGTATATGTCCGTCCACGAGGCGCTGAAGCACGCGGGCATCGAGCGGCGGACCGAGGTGAACGTCCGCTGGGTCGACTCCGACGAGATGCTCGACCGCCACGAGAACAGACTGAAAGAGGCCGACGGCGTCGTCGTCCCCGGCGGCTTCGGCTCCCGCGGCATCGAGGGCAAACTGAAGGCCGTCGAGTACTGTCGCGAGAACGACGTGCCGTTCCTGGGCCTGTGTCTGGGCTTCCAGATGGCGGTCGTCGAGCACGCGCGGAACGTCCTCGGGCTCGAAGACGCCCACTCCGCCGAACTCGACGCCGACACCTCCCACCCCGTCATCGACATCCTGCCCGAGCAGTACGAGGTCGAAGACATGGGCGGGACGATGCGGCTCGGCGCCCACGACACCCAGATCGAGGGCGGCTCGCTCGCCGAGCGGGTCTACGGCGACACGGTCTGTACCGAGCGGCACCGCCACCGCTACGAGGTCAACCCCGAGTACATCGAGGAGCTCGAAAAGGGCGCGCTCGACTTCTCCGGGCGGGCCGGAAACCGGATGGAGATCCTCGAACGGACGGACCACCCGTTCTTCTTCGGCACGCAGTTCCACCCCGAGTTCCGGTCCCGTCCCGACCGCGCGAGCCCCCCGTTCGTGGGGCTGCTCGATGCGGTCGCCGGCGAACTGGACGCGCGCGAACTGTCCGATACGGAGGTGCAAGCCTGA
- the ppc gene encoding phosphoenolpyruvate carboxylase: MSLHSRDVKQDVRELGALLGDVLAEQTSEGAFETVEDIRNSAISYREGELDSREELDQILEALSPQGESIVARAFTTYFELINLAEERERVRVVRQGSQSGDLEDGLVATVETLVESDADAETVQQVLDDVLIEPTFTAHPTEARRKTVKAKLRSIAHRLEELDERRVTDREHEQLWRKVDAEVTSLWQTSQVRERRPEPQDEARNVQWYIENILFDVVGEVYAELEDLLAEEYPEVDVPKLFEFRSWAGSDRDGNPFVTPEVTTDTLERQRGVVLEKYSQALKRLSGVLSQDGRRIDVGAELERSLKADRERLPGVAREAEERYPGEPYRQKLKLMRERLRRIEDVRPDGYAEKSEFLEDLEAIDRSLRATGADVVADEYVEPLMRQVDTFGFTLASLDLRDHQENHTEAVHEALANEGIDYRDRDEEERIEVLTEAILQSEPVLDLDDPGEVSETAERVLRRFAMLGEWQREFGVSAIDTYCISMTEEPSHVLEVLFLADQAGVVALPDHCGLDVVPLLETESALNGARRIMGTLFENEAYAQALEARNDTQEIMLGYSDSNKENGFLAANWDLYKNQRRLAQICDDFDVRMRLFHGRGGSISRGGGPMNEAMLALPNETVTGQIKFTEQGEAIAEKYANPQIAERNLEQMLNAQVRARHQAIREPQEDVREEWVEAMDEMAPAAREQYRDLLESDGFVTYFGQATPIGVIEDLNLGSRPASRSGERTVEDLRAIPWVFSWTQSRCIITGWYALGSGIQAYLDSGGDVETLQEMYEEWPFFRTTLDNASLALARTDFEIAEYYADLADEDLREEFFPHLREEYERARDVVLEVTDRDSLLKREWLDESLRRRNPYVDPLNVLQTRLLRKTHRTDDEEQTLRLTVKGIAAGMKNTG; encoded by the coding sequence ATGAGTTTGCACAGCAGAGACGTCAAGCAAGACGTCCGGGAACTCGGGGCGCTCCTCGGCGACGTCCTCGCCGAGCAGACGTCCGAGGGTGCGTTCGAGACGGTCGAAGACATCCGAAATTCGGCGATCTCCTACCGCGAAGGCGAACTGGACTCCCGCGAGGAACTCGATCAGATCCTGGAGGCGCTCTCGCCGCAGGGAGAGAGCATCGTCGCGCGGGCGTTCACCACCTACTTCGAGCTGATCAACCTCGCCGAGGAGCGCGAGCGCGTCCGCGTCGTCCGCCAGGGCTCTCAGTCGGGCGATCTCGAAGACGGCCTCGTCGCGACCGTCGAGACCCTCGTCGAGTCCGACGCGGACGCAGAGACGGTCCAGCAGGTGCTCGACGACGTCCTCATCGAGCCGACGTTCACCGCACACCCGACCGAGGCGCGGCGGAAGACGGTGAAGGCGAAGCTCCGCTCCATCGCGCACCGCCTGGAGGAACTCGACGAGCGGCGCGTCACCGACCGCGAGCACGAGCAGCTCTGGCGGAAGGTCGACGCCGAGGTCACGAGCCTCTGGCAGACGTCGCAGGTCCGCGAGCGCCGACCCGAACCGCAGGACGAGGCCCGGAACGTCCAGTGGTACATCGAGAACATCCTCTTCGACGTCGTCGGCGAGGTCTACGCCGAGCTCGAAGACCTGCTGGCCGAGGAGTACCCCGAGGTCGACGTCCCGAAGCTGTTCGAGTTCCGGTCGTGGGCCGGCTCGGACCGCGACGGCAACCCCTTCGTCACGCCCGAGGTCACGACCGACACCTTAGAGCGCCAGCGCGGCGTCGTCCTGGAGAAGTACAGCCAGGCGCTCAAGCGGCTCTCGGGCGTCCTGAGCCAGGACGGCCGGCGCATCGACGTCGGCGCGGAGCTCGAACGGTCGCTGAAGGCCGACCGCGAGCGGCTCCCCGGCGTCGCCAGGGAGGCCGAAGAGCGCTACCCCGGCGAGCCCTACCGCCAGAAGCTGAAGCTGATGCGCGAGCGGCTCCGCCGGATCGAGGACGTCCGCCCGGACGGCTACGCCGAGAAGAGCGAGTTCCTCGAAGACCTCGAAGCGATCGACCGGAGCCTCCGGGCCACCGGCGCCGACGTCGTCGCCGACGAGTACGTCGAGCCGCTGATGCGCCAGGTCGACACCTTCGGCTTCACGCTGGCGAGCCTCGACCTCCGCGACCACCAGGAGAACCACACCGAGGCGGTCCACGAGGCGCTCGCGAACGAGGGCATCGACTACCGGGACCGCGACGAGGAAGAGCGGATCGAGGTCCTCACCGAGGCGATCCTCCAGTCCGAGCCGGTGCTGGACCTCGACGACCCCGGCGAGGTCTCCGAGACGGCAGAACGCGTCCTCCGGCGCTTCGCGATGCTCGGCGAGTGGCAGCGGGAGTTCGGCGTCAGCGCCATCGACACCTACTGCATCTCGATGACCGAAGAGCCGAGCCACGTCCTCGAAGTCCTCTTCCTCGCGGACCAGGCGGGCGTCGTCGCCCTCCCGGACCACTGCGGCCTCGACGTCGTCCCGCTCCTGGAGACCGAGTCGGCCCTCAACGGCGCGCGCCGGATTATGGGCACGCTCTTCGAGAACGAGGCGTACGCGCAGGCGCTCGAAGCCCGCAACGACACCCAGGAGATTATGCTGGGGTACTCCGACTCGAACAAGGAGAACGGCTTCCTGGCCGCGAACTGGGACCTCTACAAGAATCAGCGCCGCCTCGCGCAGATCTGTGACGACTTCGACGTGCGGATGCGGCTGTTCCACGGCCGCGGCGGGTCGATCTCCCGCGGCGGCGGGCCGATGAACGAGGCGATGCTGGCGCTGCCGAACGAGACCGTCACCGGCCAGATCAAGTTCACAGAGCAGGGCGAGGCCATCGCCGAGAAGTACGCTAACCCCCAGATCGCCGAGCGCAACCTCGAACAGATGCTGAACGCGCAGGTCCGCGCGCGACACCAAGCCATCCGCGAGCCCCAAGAGGACGTCAGAGAGGAGTGGGTCGAGGCGATGGACGAGATGGCGCCCGCCGCCCGCGAGCAGTACCGCGATCTCCTGGAGTCCGACGGCTTCGTCACCTACTTCGGCCAGGCGACGCCGATCGGCGTGATCGAAGACCTCAATCTCGGCTCCCGGCCGGCCTCCCGGTCGGGCGAGCGGACCGTCGAGGACCTCCGGGCGATCCCGTGGGTGTTCTCCTGGACGCAGTCGCGGTGCATCATCACGGGCTGGTACGCGCTCGGCAGCGGCATCCAGGCGTACCTCGATTCGGGCGGCGACGTCGAGACCCTCCAGGAGATGTACGAGGAGTGGCCGTTCTTCCGGACGACCCTCGACAACGCCTCGCTCGCGCTGGCGCGGACGGACTTCGAGATCGCGGAGTACTACGCCGACCTCGCCGACGAGGACCTCCGCGAAGAGTTCTTCCCGCACCTCCGCGAGGAGTACGAGCGCGCCCGCGACGTCGTCCTGGAAGTGACGGACCGCGACTCCCTGCTCAAGCGCGAGTGGCTCGACGAGAGCCTGCGCCGCCGGAACCCCTACGTCGACCCGCTGAACGTCCTGCAGACGCGGCTGCTGCGGAAGACCCACCGCACCGACGACGAGGAACAGACGCTCCGCCTGACGGTGAAGGGGATCGCCGCCGGGATGAAGAACACCGGCTGA
- a CDS encoding ubiquinol-cytochrome c reductase iron-sulfur subunit, translating to MSERDKYPADSGRRRFVKGVVGGAALAGVGATGAAAINSATQASGAGGGATQAYAIENTDGPAPRGMPQIPVEIDDEGYLKGVWPEVKTEEQGGVSVQIAETEDFKGSGVTYSTAWFQYCGVESYAGIEPDYDSDNYFRVGSNPGYDWESEAYSEGDRLHVDDFSDYQEWGNGVGQAGLGKPATGRWRSEDAEDVIPIQVIKSEQVMEMAEEDPWLEASTEEGFIAWLNKCTHFCCVPKYKMEGSAKFNAENDVYCQCHQSVYDPYSIVETLFVARPRPSD from the coding sequence ATGAGCGAGCGCGACAAGTACCCGGCAGACTCCGGCCGCCGTCGGTTCGTCAAAGGTGTCGTGGGCGGCGCGGCACTCGCAGGCGTCGGCGCGACCGGTGCGGCCGCGATCAACTCCGCGACGCAGGCGTCCGGTGCGGGCGGCGGGGCCACGCAGGCCTACGCCATCGAGAACACCGACGGTCCGGCGCCGCGGGGGATGCCCCAGATCCCCGTCGAGATCGACGACGAGGGGTACCTCAAGGGCGTCTGGCCCGAGGTCAAGACCGAAGAACAGGGCGGGGTCTCGGTCCAGATCGCCGAGACGGAGGACTTCAAAGGCTCGGGCGTGACCTACTCCACCGCGTGGTTCCAGTACTGCGGCGTCGAGTCCTACGCGGGGATCGAACCCGACTACGACTCGGACAACTACTTCCGCGTCGGCTCGAACCCCGGGTACGACTGGGAGAGCGAGGCCTACTCAGAGGGCGACCGGCTCCACGTCGACGACTTCTCCGACTACCAGGAGTGGGGCAACGGTGTCGGCCAGGCCGGGCTCGGCAAGCCCGCGACCGGGCGCTGGCGCTCCGAGGACGCCGAGGACGTCATCCCGATCCAGGTCATCAAGTCCGAGCAGGTGATGGAGATGGCCGAGGAGGACCCGTGGCTCGAAGCCTCCACCGAGGAGGGCTTCATCGCCTGGCTCAACAAGTGTACGCACTTCTGCTGCGTTCCGAAGTACAAGATGGAGGGCTCGGCGAAGTTCAACGCCGAGAACGACGTCTACTGCCAGTGCCACCAGTCGGTGTACGACCCCTACAGCATCGTCGAGACGCTGTTCGTCGCCCGCCCGCGGCCGAGCGACTGA